TTCATCCCGGACGGGATCGGCGTCCGCGAGGCGGTGCTCACGGCCGCGCTGAGCGTGGTGCTGCCTGCCCCGGCCGCCGCGGTGGTGGCCCTGGCCAGCCGGCTGGTCTCCACCGTCAGCGAGGTGCTGCTCGGCGCGGTCGCCCTCGGGGTCGCCGAGTACCTCGTCCGCCGCGAACGGGCCGAGGCGCCCCAGCCCGTAACGGGACGAAAGGTGTGATCTCCGACGCTGTTCACCTGGGTGCTCCTCGGGCAGCGCCCCCCGTTCACCGGCGGGTCCTTGACTGCCGTGGCAGACACTTCGCACGGGACCAAGGACGTACATGCACCGCAACACCCTCTCCGCCGTCGCGGCGGCCGTGACCCTGCTGGCCGCGGGAGCGGCGCCGGCCGCGGCGGCCACGCCGCCCGGCTCCTTCTTCGGCGGGAAGCTGCCGCTGAGCGCGCCCCCGGTGACCACGACGGTGGCGCCCGGCGTGACGCTGACCTCGATGTCGCTCGGCGCCAAGGACGCCGGCGACCACTGGACCGTCCACGTCTACCTGCCGGGCACCGCCGACGGGCCGCTGGGCACGGCCGCCACCGCGCTGGGCGCGCGGGAGATCGCCGACCGGGTGGCGGGCGCGCTGCGGGAGAAGGGGTTCGAGCCGCGGGTGGAGGAGGTCGCCACGCGTGCCTTCGCCGACCGCCCGGCCGGCACGCTGGGCTGGACCGTCCGCGTCGGCCGGTACGCCACCGGCGCCGAGGCCGCCTCCGCGCTGTCCACGATCAGGGCGGCCGGCTTCGCGGGCGGCACCCGCTACACCGCGCAGGACGGCACCGACCCGGGCGCGCCGCAGCAGGTGCACCTGCTGCGGGTGGACTTCCGCCAGTTCCGGGGCACGGTAGGCACCGACTTCGGCGCCGCGCTGAACGGCACGGAGAAGCTCACCGACCTGGCCACCGCCGCCGGCGCCGTGGCGGGGATCAACGGGCAGTGGTTCTACAACAGCGCACCCGGCGGCATGTACGTCAAGGACGGCAGGCTGATCGGCTCCGCCACCCAGGGCCGCGCCGGCATCAAGATCACCAAGGGTGGCCGCGCGGTGGACGTGGACACCTACACCGCCCACGTGACCCTGCGCGCCGGGCGCGACAGCGTCGAGATCGACGGCGTGAACCGGCTGCCCGGCGAGATCTGGAACTGCGGCGGCGTCGGCGGCGACCTGCCCACGGAACGGCCGCAGCACGACCTGAAGTGCACGGACCCGAGCGAGCTCGTGCTGTTCACCCCGGAGTGGGGCACGCCGCCCGCCGGAGCCGGCGCCGAGGCCGTCCTGGACGCGCGCGGCACGGTCACCGCCGTGAACGCCTCGCGCGGCTCGGCCGTGCCCGCCGGCGGCTCCACGATCCAGGCCATCGGCGACAGCGCGGCGTGGCTGCTGGAGCACGCCAGGCCGGGCGAGCGCCTCAGGGTCACCGAGCGGGTCGAGGACGGCAGGGGGCGCCGGGTCGCGCTGACGCCTGACACGACGATCCTCCAGGTGGGCCCCTCCCTGGTACGGGACGGCAGGATCTCGGTGAACGCGGCGGCCGACGGGGTGATCCGCGAAGGCGCCGACCAGACGTTCACCTACAACTGGACCGTCCGGGCCAACCCTCGCTCGATGATCGGGACTGACGAGCGGGGCCGGCTGATGCTGGTGGTCGTGGACGGGCGGCAGGACGGGTACAGCGAGGGGCTCGGGGTGGCGCAGACCGCCGAGCTGATGAAGCTGCTCGGGGCCCGGGAGGCGATGAACCTCGACGGGGGCGGGTCGAGTGTCATGGTCACGTCGGGCGGCGGGATCGTGAACCGGCCCTCGGACGCGGCGGGGCAGCGGTCGCTGGGCAACGTCATCCTGGTGCGGCCGTAACCCTCTCTAGAGGTGGCAGGCCTCGCGGACCGTGAGGTCGCCGAGGTGCCGGGTCCATTCCGGGGTGCCGTGCACGCGTGCGGCCAGCCGTTCGCACGCCGCCGGCGCTCCGGGAGGGACCGGCGTCCGCCACACCTGCAGATCACCGTCGCCGTTCGGCGCGACGAGCGTCGCGCCGCGCCCGTCCAGGGCGAGGTCCGCCGGTCCCGTCGAGAGGTGGTCCAGCTGGGGCCCGGTCTGTCCCTGGCCGTCCACCGACCGCAGGCGCGCGGAGCCGTCCGTGTCGACGCTGGCGATCGTCGTCCTGTCGGCGCTGACCGCCACCTTGCGGATCGCGCCTCTGAGGCCGGTGAACGAGCGGGGCGGGCCGCCGCCGGCCGGATCCCACACGAGCACGCCGGAGGAGTAGGTGGCGGCCGCGAGCACCTTCCCGTCGCCGCCGAGCGCCACGTCCCGCACCCGGTCGGGAGCCTGGAGGAGCTGCTTCCCGGCCGGCCGCTCGGGCCGGGCGGTGTCCCACGCCCAGACGGCGCCGCGGCTGTCGTAGCCGGCCAGGGTGCGGCCGTCGGCGCTCACCGCCACCCCGACGATCGCCGGCGGGCCGCGCAGGGCACGGCCGGGGGTGAACGGTGAGGTGGCGTCCCAGATCCACACCGTTCCCCTGGTGCCGGCCCCGGCGAGCAGGCGGCCCTCCGCGCTCATCGCGATGTCGCCGACGGGCAGGCGGTGGCCGGTGAAGGGCCGGCTGGGCTCGGGCGGGCCGGCCGACGAGGCAGCGTTCCAGGCCGGCGAGGGTGGCGGCGACGGCCGGCAGGTCGGGCAGCCGGGATCCGGGCCCGTGGCGGCCACTGCCGGTCAACAGGACGCGGGCACCGGGGGTGGCCAGCAGCAGCCCGCCGTCGGCCATGAGACCTCCCCGGCACCGGTCAGGGCGAGTGCCCGCATATCGCTGCGAATCGCCGGAGCGCTACATGACAGCGCTGTCTTGACAGCGCGCCGCCCGGGTGAAACTTTCTTACCAGATCGGGGTTGACAACGTTGTCAGATTTGTTCGTCCTGACCTGCCGACCTGCGGAAACGTCCCCGATGAAGCGATCCGTCCTGACAGCACTCTTAGCTCCCCTCATCACTCTCGCCCTCGCGGCTCCCGCCACCGCCGCGCTCACCGCACAGAGAGGTCCCGGCCCCATTCCCCACCCAGGCCCTTCGGGCACCCCCTCCCCCGGCCCGTCCTACAGCCCGCCGCCCGACCCGTCCGTGGCCGAGCCGGCCCCGCCCACCGACGAGGTACGCCGGGCCGCCCGCGACGGCCAGGACCTGGCCAGGGCGGAAGGCGCGGCCTTCGCCACCTCCTTCGAGCCGGGCGACCCGCAGCCGACCTGGACCAACACGGCCGAGCGGTCCAGGAACACCACCGGCACCCTGCCCGGCCGCATCGAGGGCAGCGTCGCCGACCGGATCACCCGGGTCCTGGCCAGCGGCGAGTACGCGGCCTCAGGCGAGGTGAAGGAGAACCTGGCCGACACCGACGCCAACACGAAGTGGCTGGTGTTCACCGGCACGGGCTGGGCCCAGTACGAGCTGTCCGAGCCCGTCGCGGTCGTGCACTACGCGCTGACCTCGGCCGACGACGCCCCCGAGCGCGACCCGCGCGACTGGGAGCTGCAGGGCTCGCAGGACGGCCGGTCCTGGACCACCCTCGACACCCGCACCGGCGAGACGTTCACCGCCCGCCACCAGCGCAAGGAGTACCGCTTCGGCAACACCACCGCCTACGCCCACTACCGGCTGAGCATCACCCGCGTCGGCGACGGCTCCATCGTGCAGCTCGCCGAGTGGGAGCTGTCGGACGGCGGCAGCGGGCCCCCGCCGCCCAGCGACATGCGCACGCAGGTGGGCACCGGCCCCACGGGCGGGTACGTCTCCAAGCCGCGCGCCGGCTTCACGGGCCTGCACGCCCTGCAGTACGCGGGCAGCACCACCGCCGAGGCCGGCGGCCACTCGGTGAACAGGGTGTTCGAGGTGGACCTGCCGGTGACGGCCACCACGGAGCTGTCGTACCTGGTCTTCCCCGAGTTCACGGCCGCCGACCCGCGCTACCCCAGTACGTACGTCTCGGTGGACCTGGCCTTCGGCGACGGCACCTACCTCAGCGACCTCGGGGCCGTGGACCAGCACGGCGTCCGGCTGGCCCCCAGGGCGCAGGGCGAGTCCAAGACCCTCTACGCCGACCAGTGGAACTTCAAGCGCGCCGAGATCGGCCGGGTGGCGAGGGGCAAGCGGATCACCCGCATCCTGGTGTCCTACGACAGCCCCGCCGGCCCGGCCGGGTTCCGCGGCTGGGTGGACGACATCAGGATCGTCTCCGAGCGCAGGCGGCAGCCGTACGAGGGGCGCTCGGCGCACCGCAGCCTCGCGGACCACGTGGTCACCACCCGGGGCACGCACTCCACCGGCGGCTTCTCGCGGGGCAACAACTTCCCCGCCACCGCGGTGCCGCACGGCTTCAACTTCTGGACGCCGATGACCGACGCGGGCTCGACGAGCTGGTTGTACGAGTACCACCGCGCCAACAACGCCGCCAACCAGCCGGAGATCCAGGCGTTCACGGCCAGCCACGAGCCCAGCCCGTGGATGGGCGACCGGCAGACCTTCCAGTTCATGCCGTCGGCGGCCGAGGGCGTGCCTGACCCGTCGCCTACCGCCCGCGCGCTGCCCTTCCGGCACGAGCGCGAGGTCGCGCGCCCGCACCTGTACGCCGTGACGTTCGACAACGGCGTCAAGGCGGAGCTGGCGCCGGCCGACCACGCGGCGCTGGCCCGCTTCACCTTCCCCGGCACCGCGGCGAAGCTGATCTTCGACAACGTGAACGACAGCGGCGGCCTCACGCTCGACACCGGCGCCGGCGTGGTCACCGGCTGGTCCGACGTGCGCAGCGACCTGTCCACCGGGGCCACGCGGATGTTCTTCCACGCCGTCTTCGACCGCCCGGTCACCGGCGGCGGCAGGCTGACCGGCCAGGGCCGCGACAACGTGCTCGGCTACCTCGCCTTCGACGCGGGCCAGGCGCGCACGGTGAGCATGCGCATCGCGTCCTCGCTGATCAGCGTCGAGCAGGCGAGGCGGAACCTGGAGCTGGAGATCGCCGCCACCGACACGCTGGAGACGGTCAGCGAGCGGGCGCGGCGGGCCTGGGACGCCAAGCTGGGCGTCATCGAGGTGGCGGGGGCGAGCAGGGACCAGCTGGTCACGCTCTACTCCAACCTGTACCGGCTGTTCCTGTATCCGAACTCCGGCTTCGAGAACACCGGCACCGCCGCCGCGCCGGTGTACCGGCACGCGGTGCAGTCGGCCACCGGCACCCCGCCCAGCACGCCGACCGAGACGGGCGCGCGGGTGGCCGACGGGAAGGTGTACGTCAACAACGGCTTCTGGGACACCTACCGGACGACGTGGCCGGCGTACGCGCTGCTCACGCCGCGGGCGGCGGGCGAGATGGCGGCGGGGTTCGTCCAGCAGTACCTGGACGGCGGCTGGATCGCGCGCTGGTCGTCGCCGGGGTACGCCGACCTGATGGTGGGCACCAGCTCCGACGTGGCCTTCGCGGACGCCTCCCTGAAGGGGGTGCCGGGGCTCGACGCCGAGGCCGCCTACGCCGCCGCGGTGAAGAACGCCACGGTGGTGCCGCCCAGCCGGCACGTGGGCCGCAAGGGCCTGGAGACCTCCACGTTCCTCGGCTACACGAGCATCCAGTCCACCGGCGAGGCGATGTCGTGGGCGCTGGACGGCTACATCAACGACTTCGGCATCGCGAACCTGGCCCAGGCGCTGGCCGAGCGGTCCACGGGCGCGCAGCGGGCCCGCTACCTGGAGGAGCACGAGTACTTCCGTGAGCGGGCGCTGAACTACGTGCACCTGTTCGACCCGGCGGTGCGCTTCTTCCAGGGCAGGAACGCCGACGGCTCGTTCCGCCGCAAGCCGGGCGCCTACGACCCGCGCGTCTGGGGCTCCGATCACACCGAGACCAACGGCTGGAACATGGCCTTCCACGTGCCGCAGGACGGCCGCGGCCTGGCCAACCTGTACGGCGGCGCGAAGGAGCTGGCGGACAAGCTGGACACGTTCTTCGCCACGCCGGAGACGGCGCGCTTCCCCGGCTCGTACGGCGGCGTCATCCACGAGATGCGCGAGGCCAGGGACGTGCGGATGGGCCAGTACGGCCACAGCAACCAGCCCTCGCACCACATCGCCTACATGTACGACTACGCGGGCCGGCCGTGGAAGACGCAGGCCAGGGTGCGCGAGGCGCTGTCGCGGCTGTACCTGGGCAGCGAGATCGGCCAGGGTTACCCGGGCGACGAGGACAACGGGGAGATGTCGGCCTGGCAGGTGTTCGGCGCGCTGGGCTTCTACCCGCTGCAGATGGGCAGCCCGTACTACGCGATCGGCTCGCCGCTGTTCGAGAAGGCCACGGTGCGGCTGGAGAACGGCGGCAAGCTGGTCATCAGGGCGCCGGGCAACAGCGAGCGCAACGTCTACGTGCAGGGGCTGAAGGTCGACGGCAAGCGCTGGGACAAGACGTACCTGCCGCACGACCTGATCGCCGGCGGCGGCGAGCTGGTCTTCGAGATGGGGCCGAGGCCGTCGCGGTGGGGCACCGGCAAGGACGCCGCGCCGCCCTCGATCACCCGCGACGACCGCGTCCCGTCGCCGCTGCGCGACGTCACGGGGCCCGGCCGGGGCACCGCGTCCGGCGCGGGCGGGGCCGACGTGGGCGCGCTGTTCGACGACACCTCGGCCACCCGGGCGGCGCTGCCCGAGTGGGTGCGCTACGACCTGCCCGCCGAGCGGCGGGTGAGCTTCTACACGCTCACCTCCGGCCCGCAGGCGGGCGCGGACCCGGCCGGCTGGGTGCTGGAGGGCTCCGCGGACGGCCAGACGTGGCGGGTGCTCGACGAGCGGTCCGGCGAGAGCTTCCCGTGGCGGCTGCAGACCCGGCCGTTCAAGGTGGCCGAGCCGGGCGCGTACGCGCACTACCGGATCAGGTTCACCGGCGGGACGCTCGCCGAGATCGAGCTGCTCGCACCGTCCGCGCCGGAGACGTCGCCGCTGGCCGTCGAGTCCGCCGGGGTCTTCGCCACGCCGGGCGAGACCGTGACGCTGCCGGTGACCGTGTCCAACCACGCCGGCCGGCCCGCCGGCGGCGAGCTGACCGCGACGGGGCCCCAGGGCTGGGCCGTCCAGCCGGCCTCCGCCGCCTTCGGCCCGCTCGCGGCGGGCGCGTCGCAGGTGCTGCCGTTCCGGGTGACGGTGCCGGCGACGGCGGCTCCCGGCAGCCATCCGGTACGGCTGGCGGCGGTCTCCGGCCTCGGGACGACGAGCGAGCAGGTGCGGATCACGGTGGTCGGCGACACCGTGGAGTTCACGCCGGGCACCGCCGCCGAGGAGCCGTGGCTGTTCGACGAGGACGGCTCCCGGCTCGACGGCGCCGTGCACGACGGGCGCGCCCGCTTCACCGACGGCGACAGCCAGGCCGTCTACCGGTTCGAGCTGCCGGCCGGGGCGAGGTGGGGGTCGCTGACCATGGACCTCGGCAACCAGTTCCTGGTGCAGGTCTCGGCCGACAACCTGAGCTGGCGGACGGTGCTCCAGGAGGGCGCGAACGTGCGCGACCTGTCCAACCGGGGGGTGCGCACCGTGGAGGTGGGCGGCGAGGGCACGTTCTACCTGCGGATCGCGGACAGCCGGCCGCAGGACGGGTGGGGGGCGTGGCTGGCCAGGGTACGGCTGGAGGTCCACCGCCCGGCCACCTGACCCGCCGGTCCGGGGGCGCTTCCCGCGTCCCCGGGCCGCACCGCCCCGGGCGTCAGGTCAGGCGCCCGGTGATCTCCTTCAGCTCCGCGTTCTGCACCTCGATGATCTTCTCGGCCAGCTCCAGCGTGGGCCCGTGCCTGCCGGACTTGCGCACCGTCTCGGCCATCATCACGCCGTGATGCAGGTGCTCCGACAACGCCGTCAGCCACGCCCGGTCGAACCCGTCACCCTCGGGCAGGTCCTTGCCCGTCCCGGCGGCCGCCTTCACCGGCACCGCCTCGTTCCAGGACCGCAGCCAGGACTCCATCATCGCGATGTCCGCCCGCTCCTCCGGGATGAGCTTCCCGGCTAGCTCGCGCACGTACGAGCTGCCCGCCCGCCCGTCCGCCGCCTCGGCGAGCTGGATCGTCTGCTGGTGATGCGTGATCATCTCCTGGTTGAAGACCACGTCCGCCTGCACGTACGTCTTCTCTGTCTCCGCCGCCGCGGCACAGCCCGCCGCCAGCAGCAGCCCGAGCAGCGCCACGATTGCCGTCTTCCACCGCATGTCGTGAGGTACGCACGCGAACGCCCGCCGGTTCGGTGTATCACTCCAACGGCGGGACGTGCTCCTGCCGGTTCTCCTCCCCCGCGTGAGCCCGTCCCGCATCCTCGACTCCCCCTGGGGACGGGCTGCGGCCCGCCGGCCTGCGCCGGCCGGCCCGCGCCACCGTGACCGGCTGACCCAGCCGCCCGCTCGCCGGTGCGCGGGCGACACGGTGTGAGGCCCTCCGCTGCCGCGACGCCACCGACTGCTACTCTCCGTTATAGATTGCTTACTTTTCGTATAGTGGGGAGCTCTTGTGAAGGTCGCGTGCGTCGGCGGCGGGCCCGCCAGCCTGTACTTCTCGATCCTGATGAAACGGGTGGACCCCGCCCACGACATCACCGTGTACGAGCGCAACCCCGCCGGTTCCACGTACGGCTGGGGGGTGACGTACTGGGACGAGCTGTTCGGCTACCTGCACGACGTCG
The nucleotide sequence above comes from Nonomuraea gerenzanensis. Encoded proteins:
- a CDS encoding phosphodiester glycosidase family protein, producing the protein MHRNTLSAVAAAVTLLAAGAAPAAAATPPGSFFGGKLPLSAPPVTTTVAPGVTLTSMSLGAKDAGDHWTVHVYLPGTADGPLGTAATALGAREIADRVAGALREKGFEPRVEEVATRAFADRPAGTLGWTVRVGRYATGAEAASALSTIRAAGFAGGTRYTAQDGTDPGAPQQVHLLRVDFRQFRGTVGTDFGAALNGTEKLTDLATAAGAVAGINGQWFYNSAPGGMYVKDGRLIGSATQGRAGIKITKGGRAVDVDTYTAHVTLRAGRDSVEIDGVNRLPGEIWNCGGVGGDLPTERPQHDLKCTDPSELVLFTPEWGTPPAGAGAEAVLDARGTVTAVNASRGSAVPAGGSTIQAIGDSAAWLLEHARPGERLRVTERVEDGRGRRVALTPDTTILQVGPSLVRDGRISVNAAADGVIREGADQTFTYNWTVRANPRSMIGTDERGRLMLVVVDGRQDGYSEGLGVAQTAELMKLLGAREAMNLDGGGSSVMVTSGGGIVNRPSDAAGQRSLGNVILVRP
- a CDS encoding WD40 repeat domain-containing protein produces the protein MAATGPDPGCPTCRPSPPPSPAWNAASSAGPPEPSRPFTGHRLPVGDIAMSAEGRLLAGAGTRGTVWIWDATSPFTPGRALRGPPAIVGVAVSADGRTLAGYDSRGAVWAWDTARPERPAGKQLLQAPDRVRDVALGGDGKVLAAATYSSGVLVWDPAGGGPPRSFTGLRGAIRKVAVSADRTTIASVDTDGSARLRSVDGQGQTGPQLDHLSTGPADLALDGRGATLVAPNGDGDLQVWRTPVPPGAPAACERLAARVHGTPEWTRHLGDLTVREACHL
- a CDS encoding GH92 family glycosyl hydrolase, with product MKRSVLTALLAPLITLALAAPATAALTAQRGPGPIPHPGPSGTPSPGPSYSPPPDPSVAEPAPPTDEVRRAARDGQDLARAEGAAFATSFEPGDPQPTWTNTAERSRNTTGTLPGRIEGSVADRITRVLASGEYAASGEVKENLADTDANTKWLVFTGTGWAQYELSEPVAVVHYALTSADDAPERDPRDWELQGSQDGRSWTTLDTRTGETFTARHQRKEYRFGNTTAYAHYRLSITRVGDGSIVQLAEWELSDGGSGPPPPSDMRTQVGTGPTGGYVSKPRAGFTGLHALQYAGSTTAEAGGHSVNRVFEVDLPVTATTELSYLVFPEFTAADPRYPSTYVSVDLAFGDGTYLSDLGAVDQHGVRLAPRAQGESKTLYADQWNFKRAEIGRVARGKRITRILVSYDSPAGPAGFRGWVDDIRIVSERRRQPYEGRSAHRSLADHVVTTRGTHSTGGFSRGNNFPATAVPHGFNFWTPMTDAGSTSWLYEYHRANNAANQPEIQAFTASHEPSPWMGDRQTFQFMPSAAEGVPDPSPTARALPFRHEREVARPHLYAVTFDNGVKAELAPADHAALARFTFPGTAAKLIFDNVNDSGGLTLDTGAGVVTGWSDVRSDLSTGATRMFFHAVFDRPVTGGGRLTGQGRDNVLGYLAFDAGQARTVSMRIASSLISVEQARRNLELEIAATDTLETVSERARRAWDAKLGVIEVAGASRDQLVTLYSNLYRLFLYPNSGFENTGTAAAPVYRHAVQSATGTPPSTPTETGARVADGKVYVNNGFWDTYRTTWPAYALLTPRAAGEMAAGFVQQYLDGGWIARWSSPGYADLMVGTSSDVAFADASLKGVPGLDAEAAYAAAVKNATVVPPSRHVGRKGLETSTFLGYTSIQSTGEAMSWALDGYINDFGIANLAQALAERSTGAQRARYLEEHEYFRERALNYVHLFDPAVRFFQGRNADGSFRRKPGAYDPRVWGSDHTETNGWNMAFHVPQDGRGLANLYGGAKELADKLDTFFATPETARFPGSYGGVIHEMREARDVRMGQYGHSNQPSHHIAYMYDYAGRPWKTQARVREALSRLYLGSEIGQGYPGDEDNGEMSAWQVFGALGFYPLQMGSPYYAIGSPLFEKATVRLENGGKLVIRAPGNSERNVYVQGLKVDGKRWDKTYLPHDLIAGGGELVFEMGPRPSRWGTGKDAAPPSITRDDRVPSPLRDVTGPGRGTASGAGGADVGALFDDTSATRAALPEWVRYDLPAERRVSFYTLTSGPQAGADPAGWVLEGSADGQTWRVLDERSGESFPWRLQTRPFKVAEPGAYAHYRIRFTGGTLAEIELLAPSAPETSPLAVESAGVFATPGETVTLPVTVSNHAGRPAGGELTATGPQGWAVQPASAAFGPLAAGASQVLPFRVTVPATAAPGSHPVRLAAVSGLGTTSEQVRITVVGDTVEFTPGTAAEEPWLFDEDGSRLDGAVHDGRARFTDGDSQAVYRFELPAGARWGSLTMDLGNQFLVQVSADNLSWRTVLQEGANVRDLSNRGVRTVEVGGEGTFYLRIADSRPQDGWGAWLARVRLEVHRPAT
- a CDS encoding DUF305 domain-containing protein, which encodes MRWKTAIVALLGLLLAAGCAAAAETEKTYVQADVVFNQEMITHHQQTIQLAEAADGRAGSSYVRELAGKLIPEERADIAMMESWLRSWNEAVPVKAAAGTGKDLPEGDGFDRAWLTALSEHLHHGVMMAETVRKSGRHGPTLELAEKIIEVQNAELKEITGRLT